A segment of the Leclercia adecarboxylata genome:
AACCTTGAGTTCGATCACGCGGACATCTTTGACGACCTGAAAGCGATTCAGAAGCAGTTCCACCACCTGGTGCGCATCGTGCCGGGTCAGGGACGTATTATCCTGCCGGAAAACGACATCAACCTGAAGCAGACCCTGGCGATGGGATGCTGGAGCGAGCAGGAGCTGGTGGGCGAGCAGGGCCACTGGCAGGCGAAAAAGCTCACCAACGATGCCTCCCAGTGGGAAGTTCTGCTGGATGGCGAAAAAGTTGGGGAAGTACACTGGGCGCTGGTAGGCGAACACAACATGCATAACGGCCTGATGGCGATTGCCGCGGCCCGTCATGTGGGCGTGCTGCCTGCCGATGCGGCTCATGCGCTGGGATCGTTTATCAACGCCCGTCGCCGCCTGGAACTGCGCGGCGAAGCGAATGGCGTGACGGTGTATGACGATTTTGCCCATCACCCGACGGCGATCCTCGCGACGCTGGCGGCGCTGCGCGGCAAAGTGGGCGGCACGGCACGCATTCTGGCCGTCCTGGAACCGCGCTCCAACACCATGAAAATGGGCGTCTGCAAAGATGACCTGGCCCCGTCGTTAGGCCGTGCCGATGAAGTCTTCCTCCTGCAGCCGCAGCATATTCCCTGGCAGGTGGCGGAAGTGGCTGAAGCCTGCATCCAGCCTGCGCACTGGAGTGCCGATGTGGATACGTTAGCGGAGATGGTGGTGAAGACCGCGCAGCCGGGGGATCACATTCTGGTGATGAGCAACGGCGGGT
Coding sequences within it:
- the mpl gene encoding UDP-N-acetylmuramate:L-alanyl-gamma-D-glutamyl-meso-diaminopimelate ligase produces the protein MRIHILGICGTFMGGLAMLARALGHEVTGSDANVYPPMSTLLENQGISLIEGYDASQLDPQPDLVIIGNAMTRGNPCVEAVLEKNIPYMSGPQWLHDFVLRDRWVVAVAGTHGKTTTAGMATWILEACGYKPGFVIGGVPGNFEVSARLGDSPFFVIEADEYDCAFFDKRSKFVHYCPRTLILNNLEFDHADIFDDLKAIQKQFHHLVRIVPGQGRIILPENDINLKQTLAMGCWSEQELVGEQGHWQAKKLTNDASQWEVLLDGEKVGEVHWALVGEHNMHNGLMAIAAARHVGVLPADAAHALGSFINARRRLELRGEANGVTVYDDFAHHPTAILATLAALRGKVGGTARILAVLEPRSNTMKMGVCKDDLAPSLGRADEVFLLQPQHIPWQVAEVAEACIQPAHWSADVDTLAEMVVKTAQPGDHILVMSNGGFGGIHQKLLDGLAKKAEVAE